CTGCTATCTCACAAACACACAGAGCAGCCATGGTTGCCGCTGCCGCCCGGCCTCTGGTTACTGTCCAAACTCTGCCTTCACTAAATGAAATGGCGGATTCTTCACAAACCGTGATACTTCCAGACGTGATGAAAGCTTCAATCCGTCCAGACATTGCTAATTTTGTGCATAGCAATATGTCCAAAAACAGCCGTCAGCCATACGCGGTATCCAAGCGCGCGGGCCACCAGACTTCGGCCGAATCATGGGGAACTGGTCGTGCAGTTTCTCGAATCCCCCGCGTTCCTGGCGGGGGAACTCACCGGGCAGGACAAGCTGCGTTCGGAAATATGTGTCGTGGAGGACGCATGTTCGCTCCGACCAAGATCTGGAGAAGGTGGCATCGGAGAGTAAACCTTAATCAGAAAAGGTATGCAGTTGTTTCAGCCATAGCAGCCTCTGCCATTCCCTCCCTGGTGATGGCTCGTGGCCACAAAATTGAAACGGTGCCGGAAATGCCTTTAGTTATCAGTGATTCTGCTGAATCTCTTGAGAAGACTCTGCTATCAAGCTGTTGAAGGATATCGGAGCTTATGCTGATGTCGAGAAGGCTAAAGACAGCCACGCGATCAGAGCCGGAAAAGGGAAAATGCGAAATCGGCGATACATTTCTCGGAAAGGTCCACTGATTGTGTATGGAAGTGAAGGGGCTAAGCTTGTCAAAGCGTTCAGAAACATTCCGGGTGTTGAGATAGCAAATGTTGATCGGCTCAACCTCCTTAAGCTTGCTCCCGGTGGCCATCTTGGTCGGTTCGTGATCTGGACAAAATCTGCCTTCGAGAAGCTTGACTCTGTGTACGGTTCATTTGACAAGCTatcggagaagaagaagggttACGTATTACCTAGATCTAAGATGGTGAATGCCGACCTTGCTAGAATCATCAATTCGGATGAAGTTCAATCAGTAGTGAAACCTATTCAGAAGGGTATCAAGAGGGCCCCATTAAAGAAGAATCCTCTGAAGAATTTGAACTCGATGTTGAAGTTGAATCCGTACGCTAAAACAGCTAGGAGGATGTCTCTTTTGGCAGAGGCAGAGCGAGTGAAGTCGAAGAAGGAGAAATTGGACAGAAAGAGAAAGACAGCTACAAAGGTATTTCAACTCTTACTATTGCCTTGATTTGTAAAATATACCAGTTTTGAtcaacatgtatatatattgcTTTGTGGATTCCGCTTGATTTCTAGTGATCTGTTCTTTAGATTCTCTGCTTGTAGTATAGGAATTGGCTTCAAAGTATGTAGAGTTGATTGATTGATGTTGTGATTTGAGAATTTCGAGGCATTATGGATAGAAATACATGCCTGCATAGGTGTCTGAGTATTTTATAAAGATTGGTCTAATCCAATTGGATCAATAGTTTATTAGCTGTAATTTGGGTGAATGTCAGAGGACCTAGACTATTCCATTTGCAAAGCAGTGATAGTATGAGAATGCAGTAGATTAAAAGCAAGAACTGATCAGTTGAGCATTAATTATTCTTCATTAGATTAACCCCCTAATCAGTTGAGCAGGAAATTGATTTTATTCAGAAAGAACTGCACCATCCCTCAGTACATATAGATATCAGATCGCTGGTTCTGCATTTTAGGGCAATGGTGTATTAGCAAATTTATAGCTATTGTTCATATTATAGGATCTAACTCCTGTTACcatttatgtttttttgttaACTTTATATTACATAGAGGTGGCAAGTTtgtgtttcgtgtcaaaattgtgttatctcatatatgttataaattgtagaaaaatgattttcgtatCAATCGTGTTGTGTCAGTCGGGTTGTTTCTGTAAATCGTGTTTTTGTTCGTGGGGCTTTTTGCTTTATGGTTCGTTGGTATAGTATAAGTCTTGTATTTCtttgatttttatgttatttaACTTGGCTCTTTGGTTGTTAATTCCACTGTTATTTTGCATTGGATCTTACTCTTACAGGAGGAGGCGGCTGCCATCAAAGCTGCAGGGAAAGCATGGTATAATACCATGACCTCGGACAGCGACTATGCCGAGTTTGACATTTTCTCAAAGTGGCTGAATGTGAGCCAGTGATTGGATTAGGTAAAGAATTTATATTATCCGATATGATCAAATATTTGTTGATCATAGATGAAAACCAAAGTTATAAAGTGataactttcatttttttttttttgtatttttttctaatAGTTGATAACATCCATTGTATTTAACTCCAATACTTTGTGGTTTAAAATCTAATTgcatttctaccaaaaaaatttCTAAATAAATTGGAAGATAAAATTTCTACCTATTATTGAAAAGATGATCGTTTTAGCTATTTGGTTGATGTTGTGAAACCACACCTTCGAAAAGCTCAAGGGCTTGTCCAGCCTGCActtatatatgatatatttcattttttatctagatttaatttcttatattttgttatttttttcttatttaagatTATATTCATTAAATTCTGttgaattaattaactaaattttagtttacTGTGTTTTATTACTCATAATAATggctttaattttaatttattttttaatataaatatattagttgGCAAGTTGGACAatgtattttaccctttttccatttttttctttttttgttttttgtgaaTCTTTTGGTTTgcaattttcttattttttatcttCAATTTTGTAccttttcttattcaaaataTAATTACAATTTTCTTGACCATATTTAttagaataattatataaacatggtaatttaattaaatttggatttataaacaattattttttaattaaataaaatattatggtCAACAAATTCTTCAAGTTCAATTTTTAGCTCCCGTAAAGGATTTTGATGGTTTTCGGATAAATGAATCACAGGTGAAATCAAAGTTAAACGATGATAACTTTCAAATTTTATAATACTTTTGTTTCATTTTTGATAGTTGGAGAACCATCGATGTAATTAACTTTGGTACTTAGGATCTATTTGGTAAGTTGTAATGCAATATAATgtgttactttgtttttttcactaTTTGATGATGGTGAGATTTGACAAAGtaagatctaatggtgaaaaaacaaaataaagcttactttataaaaaacaaagtaaagcacAGTCTCTACCAATAATGTAATCAATGTTGTAATGTAATAGAATGACAATTACCATATTTGGTtgacaaattttaataaaattgataaaattcaaTAATCATTACAATACGTAcatttatttagttaaatataactttttttttttttcgtttcacattttttttgttttcctttttgttttctgtgttttcctttttttccatttttcgttTTTCCTGTTTTTCGCTTTCTCcattgtttttctcatttttgctcttttatttttttttctctcgttTGTCgtgttttttctcattttttgtggttttcatgtttttcttctttttaccGTTTTCcgatttttgcatttttttctcgttttcggtttttttcatttttttctcttttcgcACTTTTTCcgtttttatgttttcatgtttttttcgtAGTTCGtcattagtaataaaaatacaaagattaagggggcgtttggttcacaaggggtaagggaaaaagaatcaagaaagggaaactaaaggaaaggaataaaCATTCATACCCcaatgtgtttggatatgtttaggaaagggaatgcaaTTCCACCTCATTCCTTTTAtggatgtttggttcaaatagggaatcaaaacttttttttttttttttaacttcatatataataaaaaaaaattcaactcttttactatagttttcataaaacgtgaaataacttcatatataatccCAAACAATCTAAAACGTCACCCACTTGCTACccttattgataataatataaagttcataaaagttaaaatttaaacttaacaaagttcataaaaataaaaaaaaaaacaaaaacaaaagccAATAGTCTTCTAAGCATAATACTTCATCACCGGAAAGAGTTTAAGCATTTTCATTGTCCTTTTCACCAAGAAAATTTTTGACAATAATTTTTATACATACATATGCctctattaataaaatataagaattaaaaatCAAAAGATAATGAAATAgaggaaactgaaataaaattaatcaaagaaaatgcataaacattatatttaaaaagaaaataattattttaaaataattaaaaataaatattaaaactgaataatatgataaaagaaaaaaatttggttaaaattatttttcagggtaaaaaggtaaaaataaataagtataaggatcaaaagtgaaattaatctagtgataaaaaatataaataaataaatataaggattaaacaaaaataaaaaaaaagtaaaatttagtcaaaaatattttttgagtaaaaaaattaaaaatatataacgaaaatgaaattaatctaaagataaagaaaggtaaaaatataaaaatatagagatcaaaataaaaataaaaaaatgaaatagatagtaaagtagaattttataaGGAGTGTAGAAGTTTAAGTTAGAAAGAGAGGGAAAGGGAATAGAAAACCTTAGGGGAGTGGGGAATGGGTTGGAGGAGTTAGGGGTAAACCCAAAACCAAACGATATACTAgctaaccaaacatggtaatgaccGTCATTGTAATGGGCATTCCATTATAACGTCCATCGCAACGTACCAAACGGTACCTTAGTGATTTAAAATCTACTACATTTCTACTACCAAAAAAATCTACTATTATGACATGCAATTAAGCCAATAAAAATACAAAGATCTAAATAATTGGAAGAATAAAATTTCCTCCTGTTATTGAAAAGATGATCGTTTTAGTTACATGGTAGAAAGCTTAGCATAATACTGAGCAATCCAAACTGCAACTGTTTTCATCTCTTTGTCATGCTGAGCAACCAGCCATTCTGGATCATCTGGACTAGCAGAAAATGTGTCCAAGCAATGTGCCCCTAATTATCATCACAATTCACTATTAAAATCGGAACATTGACACGTTcgttgtaaaaataaaaaagatttcCCACTTTGTGTTGTTCTTTCAAACTATTTCCGGAGTTGAGGTAATTTTGGTCCAACACGTATGCCCGTAGAAAAGGAGTAGGAGTACATCCACTAGTTACATAAAACAACATATGAAAGGGTATTTTGTGGAAAGGCCGACGGATAGATGTAATTCTCTGCCTTCTAAACAGGCGTATTTGACCAAAATATGCCAAATAATACGTTGAAAAGCATTTGGTTTTGTGGTATGAATGTGTCAATTTTTGCCATCAAAATCTTGTAATTATCTTCTGAAATTCAAGAAGTTTTTCAGGAGTAGACGATACCTTTTTCGGTGTATATTGCCACAACACTATCTGATATATCTTCTAAAACTCTGATTTCATAtatagaaagagaaagaaagtaaTGATTAGCATAATCAGATGCAAAAATACGTGTATATACGGAAAAACACTATCACCTGTGGAAAATTTCGTCGATACAAACAAAAATCTTTTGAGATGAAAATAATCTGTAGGAGAATAACCGATAATTTAATTTTCGATGTACTTGTTAGTGGCAAGTAGATAGAAAATTTTCGCTACGGACATAATAATTTGTTCAGTTGGAGACTTTGTAGGAGATTACCGACATACGCGTTTTGTACAGTTATCATTGTTTCTGACAAAATACAGTTCATTTGAGATTTCCGtagttgataatgttttttctttttgtgcaaaataaaataaaatatggagAAATTTGGTAATTTACCCTCCAATGCTATATGGGTCTCGTAGTCCGTTGGAGAAAATGATGTTGCTTGCAAATCTTCCTAGTACAGTTTTTATATCCTGAAAAGAAACcattaattatttttacatgtaagaaaattgtaaaaatttaatttcaaaCTATATAAAGTTTAATTTCAAACATATATGAAATGAACCACGTACTCTTAACTCAGTTTCATGTTCGAAGAGGCTCAAAATGTGTAATTATAATTGAGTCATCTATCAATTCTAATCGCACACGTTAAATTGGTTCGTAGGAAATTCAGTTGTAAACATAAAACTCGGTTAAAAGTGAGTTGGAATTACATATTTAACGGCTCCTTACATATTTTATGTAGTTATAAGAAAACGGTAAAACTTCAGTCCGGACTATAGAAAATGCAATTTCAAATGTATATGAAATAAATCGCATACTTTTAAATGAGCTTAGTTACTTACATGACCACCGAATTCTGTTGTGATCCAATGAGGCCTCGGAACTATTCCGAAAGTTTCAACACATTCTTCGGTGTATTTCTTCATATTGAAAGGGGACGCTTCAAACATTGTCTCATTGTTTCCATATCCTATCGGCATTACAATTTCCGTGCATGTCTGTAAATTGCACAAGGTTTTGTAAGCTAAAAGATAGCATAATAGAAACACAATTGTGTACACGACCCGACAACATGACACGAACCCAAAGTTACCTGCCAATCCCAAGCACTTTTATTACTTAGTTCATCCGAAAATATTTTATGGCATGAAGTCCTTCCTAATAATCTAGCATTAATTCCTGCAAAAATTCTTCCAAGAATATCGGTTCCTTTCGGAGCATTATCGATGGCGCGACAAACATCCTCAACTATATGATACGGAGGATTGTCATATTGAGCTCCACTCACATACATGATTTCCAAGTAGCTTTTGAGTTCTTGCGACGAATTGATGGGGCTAGAAAGAAAGATGAGGcataaaattaaacaattaataaGGCTATATTGTGGTTAAAGTTGTCAACGAAGCAAGGATTCCCCATCCTCACCGGGAATATGCCCCGACGGAGACAGAGAATCCCTAAAATATTCGGAACAGGGTAACTATTTGTATTCATGTCTCGCCCTGTTTACAACCATTATTAGAAAGTAATCATAAGACTAATAATCTAATTGTTAATTACCTGCAAGTATTGAATTTATTGCTAAGTGTCAATAAACGGTTTGGTTCGGCTGCAATTCTATCAATCTCGGACCAAGACTGTTTAATTGTGTTGTAACAACTCTCGCTCGCATCCTACATCAATCAATACATAGATTGTTGTGATATATGCAACAAAAAACAAACAGTGAAGTATTCATTAAACTAAAGCATATAAATTTGAGAAGGTTCGGTAATGTGTctactacaaaaaaaaaaaagcacatTGTGTCCGAAAATTCTGTCGGTGATGCACAACTCAAAAGGAACGGAAATTAGTGACCGAATTTTGATAGATAGCGACCAAGTAAACAGTTGCTAAAAACAGGTAGCTAAAAGTTTACGACCAATGTTCACTATCCAATCAAATTTTGGTATCTCAGATTAGCGACCAAACTTTACGATCATTTATCTGGAGCAAACTCGGATAAAGATTGTCCCACCCTACAAAGTTTGTGACTGAAAAATCAGTCTTAAAAATTAGTTATTGTAAAGTTTAGCGACTTGTGACCAATTTTCAAACGCAAATTACTTTCGGATTACCGACGATTATTTGTGCAATTTGCGGGAGATTTGTGAGCATGTTTGTTGGTCGAACCATAAAGGATTATACTCATAATTTGAATAAATTGTAATTAATGAAATAACATGGTGAAGTTTCATCGGTTATTACTCGAAAATCTTTGGTGACAACTGAATGGTACCCATTTTGTGGTATGATATCATCAAAGTATAGTATGGGAGAAGATGAAGCCAATGCACCAATTATAACATGAGGATATTTGAGTCGAAACCAGGCCGCGAGCACTGAAAAAAATCAGTCGAGGTAATTTGCatgatttaaaaattaaattaaatgaatATCGACACACGTTTGTAGTAAAAGTTCAAactatttttcattttatatttcttttaagAATATTTCCGAAGTTGTGACAATTTTTTGTATTTACTGACGGTGGAGAAATGGATGCAATCTGCAGATGTCATCGTACACTCATCCGCCTGTCAAACGGTCATTTTGGACAAGAATGCCATAAATTCGGAAATATTTTCTAAAGAAACACAAAATGAGAAATAGTATATATATCAATATCCCACAAATTTAAAGTACGGATAGATGAATGAGCTTACTTCCACCATAAGATGCTCCTAAAGCAATAACAGGAGAATTCTCTGCTGACAGGTTTTTCCTGACATAAGTTATGATCTGTGCATAATCTGCTAATGCTTGTTGTGATGTCAAGTATCCAAGTGTGCTAGCATTTCGGAATGCCTCATCTTCAGACCCGAAAGGCATTGACTCGCCATAGTACCGATGCTGCAAAACAATAATTTCACCATCAGCAGTTACTATTTGTAATGATTCAGTCCTAAAGGGGTGGAAACTCTGAGAAGGAGCGGCCCTAGAGGATAGAAATAGGAATGAACTAATCGCACATCAGAAAGGGATAGGAAGCATTTGGTCATATTAGTAAActgtttttataatatatatagatgCGTATTAAAGTCGTGAGACTGGCTCAATAAGTTACATATGACCAAAACATACATTACCTA
The window above is part of the Euphorbia lathyris chromosome 3, ddEupLath1.1, whole genome shotgun sequence genome. Proteins encoded here:
- the LOC136224381 gene encoding uncharacterized protein, coding for MEVPSFQLWLMLLLLVAVTASAVHPRKLISRHGLPTRFKPSSGESFQLPPEYQIHYYTQTLDHFNYKPESYATFQHRYILNYKYWGGANTSSPVFVYTGEEDDVTYDVEENFITDLAARFNGLVLYIEHRYYGESMPFGSEDEAFRNASTLGYLTSQQALADYAQIITYVRKNLSAENSPVIALGASYGGMLAAWFRLKYPHVIIGALASSSPILYFDDIIPQNGYHSVVTKDFRDASESCYNTIKQSWSEIDRIAAEPNRLLTLSNKFNTCSPINSSQELKSYLEIMYVSGAQYDNPPYHIVEDVCRAIDNAPKGTDILGRIFAGINARLLGRTSCHKIFSDELSNKSAWDWQTCTEIVMPIGYGNNETMFEASPFNMKKYTEECVETFGIVPRPHWITTEFGGHDIKTVLGRFASNIIFSNGLRDPYSIGGVLEDISDSVVAIYTEKGAHCLDTFSASPDDPEWLVAQHDKEMKTVAVWIAQYYAKLSTM